GTAATAACATATGTCTAGCTGACACATCGATGGACATTCTGGACTAGTGTTAGAAGAACAGTAATATATGCACATAGTGAAGGCACAGTCTTCTGTACATAGACAAAACCCATGTCTATAACCTGTTGGCTTAACGATATATTTCATTTAGCCTTCTCCTTTCTCTAAAAAAAACCTGTACATGATAGAGACTCACAATTATATGGCATGCAGCTACTATTAGATTCGCAATAGCCCATACAGCTAAAATAGCAGTAGCCTCTTTCAAATCTTTTTGATGGTTTTTTTATAAATTTCATATTTTTGTTCCTCCTAATTTCACTTAGTAAAATTTATAATTCACTATGATGTATGGTAACTTATACATCCAGAGTTTGTTCCACACCCTGAATAAGTACCACAGTTCATTCCACATAAAGAACCACAATCTTGATTACAACTTAAAAAACAATATCCTTCTTCGAATTTTCTTGCTGGTTTTTTTATAAATTTCATTTGTGTTCCCCTTCTTTTTAATTAAAATAAAATTAATACATAAATATATTGCAACTGTATACACCACAATTAAATGAACAGTAACTGTTACAATCAATATCACAACTTAAAAAACAATATCCTTCTTCAAACTTTTTTGCTGGTTTTCTTATAAATTTCATATTTTTACTCCACCTATTTTTATTAGCAAAATTTATGTACTCCCTATGCTGGGTGATAACTTATACATCCAGAGTTTGTTCCACAGCCTGAATAAGTACCACAGTTCATTCCACATAAAGAACCACAGTCTTGACTACAACTTAAAAAACAATATCCTTCTTCAAATTTTCTTGCTGGTTTTTTTATAAATTTCATTTTTTAATCCTCCTATTTTCATTTAATAAAACATGTAGTTTCCATCTCTGTAGTCAACACATCCAGAGTTTGTTCCACAATATGATGTACAGCTAGTATAGCAATATCCCTCTTCAAATTTTTTTACTGGTTGTTTTATAAATTTCATTTGTATCCCCTTTTGAAATTTAGTTATAAACTCTACCTCAAATTTTTTAAATTGCTTAAAAGTATTTACAGGAGTCTGTATTATAACTATTTAATTATTTAGCATTTATAGTTGAAAAAGTGGAAAAGAAATTTAACATAGAAGTATAAACTTCATGCAATATAATCTAATTAATTCCTTTTTTCTTTTCCACTTCAATAATTTGTTATAAATTTAACCATTCAGTGTAAATCATTTATCTATCCCTTTAATAAGATGCTAGGATTATAAATTTAATTTCCATTGTTAACTATGCATCCATTATTATTAGTTGTACAAGTACCGTAAGTACCCATACAGTTGCTTGGACAATTTCCAAAGCATTGATCTTTACATTCCATGCCAAAACAGAATCCTTCTTCAAATTTTCTTGCTGGTTTTTTTATAAATTTCATTAATATTCCCCCTCCTTTTTTCATTTGATTAATTATTAAAATTAATTTTAAATTTAATTTCCATTATTAACTATGCATCCATTATTGTTAGTTGTACAAGTACCATAAGTACCCATACAGTTGCTTGGGCAGTTACCAAAACATTCTTGACTACATTCCCATCCAAAACAGAATCCTTCTTCAAATTTTCTTGCTGGTTTTTTTATAAACTTCATTAATATTCCCCTCCTTCTTCGTTTGATTAATTTATTAAAATTCATTTTCACTTAAAATATGTCTTTATTTGGCTCAAATTTAAGGAAATATGAAATTTTAATCTGTGTATCTGTTAAAACTTAAATCAATCTAATTCCTTGTATAAGGTTACTTTATTCCAAAATCTTATTGAATTCAATATTTAAGTATATGTTGTTGTTATATGGTATAAATTGCAGAAAAATTATAAAATTTGTATTATTTTTAATATTTATTATTATATTTTTTAGTCTTTGCTTATATTTTTAGTATTTTGATTTTTAATATATAAAAGAGGTATTACTATTTATCTTTAGATAAATAGTAATACCTCTTTTAATTGTTTTTTAATAAACTATGTAAGTTGCATATATTTATTTAATTTTATGAACCTTTTATATTATTAATTGTAATTGCTAGTGTATATCTAATTACTATTTTTTATTAAATAAACCAGTCTATTATAAGTATTTACAGTCTCATCTGCTTTATTTTCATTAAACACAATTACTGAATCTTTAGTTTTGATTCTTATAAATGGACTTACATTTTTATGTATATATACTTCAGACTCAAACTTATCTCCATTAACCTTATAAACTCCATTATTTGTATTTGGAGTATTACTCCCTGATCCTCCAGTTAATCTTACTTCATCTAAGCGTTCTACCTCAATTATATTATCTACGTTATATGTCTTATGAGTTATTTTAATTTCCTTATCTTTAAATTCTATAGGTTTTAACGCTGAATCCATTTGTTTAAATAAAAAATTTATAGAAAAACCTATTATTATAAATATAAACATCATAAAAATATATCCGTATTTTCTAATTTTTATCATATTAGTTTTTCTTACTCCCCCAGTTTATTAATTCTATATAACTTATACGTTTATTTAAATATACTATACCTTACCTGTTTTTAATTGTAATTAAGAGTATATATTTATAATAAAGTAACCCTAAGTTTAAAACTTGTCTTCATATTATTCATTGTAATCAATTTACTTACAATACTATTACTGCTTGTAAGCTTTGATTTCACTACTTTTTAATTCAAATTCATGTTTTAACTAAAACTAAACATATTTTTTTGTTAATATAAATTATGTTATAACTTAGTTATTTTTTAGTTTTATTCTTAATCAAACCATCCTATACATTGATACTCCTTATTATAATCTATCTCATATGGAGTACAATATTTTATATTTGATTCCCCTATAAACCTTCTAATAATTCCCCCATGTGCAACAACTATAATTTTATTAAATCCACGTTCAAGGTACTTATCTAATACGGATATAACTCTATCTATAATTTCATTAATTGTCTCCCACTTCCTTTTATCTCCATTTGGATATACCCCCTTACAACTCACAAAATCTTTGTGAATTTCAAAGAATTGTTCTAGCGTTTTATATTGGTAAGTTTTATCAGGACACCATTCATGTAAATCAATCTCTACATCTATTTTTGCACCTGTATTCCTAGAAATAATAGCTGCCGTTTGCAACGCTCTTGTATACGGAGATGATACTATAACTTCACAGTCACACAAATTTCTATCTTTAGAAACGTCTTCTGCCTGTTGTACCCCTAAAGCTGATAATGGAGCTAAATCTCTACCATATCCAATAAATCCCCTATCCTCACAAAGCAAATAATCAGGTTCTCCATGCCTTATAAAAACTACGTTCATTGATATTCTCCTTTTTATATTTCTTATATTTTAATAATTCCACTGAGAATTTTTATTTAGTAATACTATTGTAAGAATTGTACTTACAATAGTATTACTTCCTGTAATCCTTTATATTACTACATTTTCAATTCAAACTATATATTTAAAAAGTAATATTTATATTAAAACTTTAATTTAAAATTATTTTTTCGTAAATAAAACATAATATTAACTAAGTTTTTTATTAGTTTTATTTATAATACTACAATCTCTTTAATATTCTCTATTTTAGCCTCTATAACCATATCCTACCTCCCCTAGTATACTATATCTCTAATTTTAGTAATTTACACCATATAATATTCTTTATACTAAAAAAGGGAGATAATAATATACCTCCCTTTTAATTGTTCAATTAACTATATTTAAAATTAAATTACTAATTTCATCATTATCTCATCATCTTCACATTTATCGATTTCTTTAAATCCTAGCTTATTATAAATGTGAATACCATGATTATTTTCTATACTACACGTTAGTACAACATCATTTGATTTTTATATTATGATAAGAAATTTTGGATGATTACATTTAAATTTTATCATAGGTTAATTAACTATAATACATTAACTATAATACAAATTTATATTTTAAAATGTATTAATATCGGTTTTCCAAGTTATTTATACAAATTCTATATAAAGGCTAAATAAAATATTCAATTTTTATATAATGTACTCTTTATAATTATTTATTATTTGATAATGGAAACACTTTTATTTGTTGCATCAAGTTCCACCTTACACCCAATCGGTAAAGTTATCATTGGATGTGTGTGACAACAATCAAATTCAGCTAAGAAAGGTATTTTCTTATCTCCTAAAACTTCTAGTAGTATCTCATATGGCTTTCTACCGGTATTGGAGTCTTTGAATAGCTCATGTTTACCCAATATAATTCCTGAAACTTTATCAAATACACCACTTAGTTTTAATAGTGAAAAACTTCTTTCAACATCAGCGCAATCTTTTAAGGAATCCTCAATAAAAAGTATATCCCCTTCTTTTATTTCAGGCATATATTCAGTATTCCAAATTCCCATCATAGTATTTAAATTTCCACCAATTAATCGTCCTTGTACTTTCCCTTCATACACCGTTACCAACTCATTTTTTACTCTATTTTTTTCTCTGTCTTGTTTCTCCCAATCAATAAATTCATCTGTCCAAAATTCCGGATTTTTAATCTTATAAGGATAACTAACTTCATCTATTAAAATATCTTCAAAGTATTTATACGTTAAGTCTACATATGGTTCAAATTCACCAAATGATGCTACTAATGCTGGTCCATAATATGTTGAAATGCCAGTTTTAGCATAAACCCCTAATAATATAGCTGTAACATCTGAATATCCAATTATAGGCTTTGGATTTTTTTTAAGTGCATCATAATCTATATACGGAAGCAATGAATTTGAGTTCATTCCTCCGATTGTAGACATAATACACTTTACTTCTGTGTTTCTAATTAACTCATTTAATTCTTCCGATCTTTCTTTAATACTTCCTGATCTATAAAAATCACTTTTACCTGTTAAACTTCCGTTTATAATTTTAAACCCTTTATCCTCTAGGTATTTTACTCCTCTTTTAAATCGTTTTGGCGTATAAGCTGTTATTGGAGTTGATGGTGAAAATATACCTATAGCATCTCCTTTTTGTAATTTAAAGTTATTCTTCATTGTATTCCCTCCACTATAAGTTTTTATAATATATTATATCTGTTACATTCTTTGCAGTATATAAATTTTTTTAATATAAAATCAACTTAAAATATGGGGAACACCATTTTATTTAATAAAGTTTACCGAAAAATAAGCGTAAAAAATACCTATATACAAATTTAGGTATCTTTTACGCTTATTTAAATATTTTTAATTGTATTATATAAGTTAATTATCAATAGGAAAGTGTATAATATTGATAATTAACTTATATACACATCTATATCAAATCTTTGTTATCATAAATATTTATTGATATTTTTATAGATATTTCTAAAACAACTAAAGCTAATAATATTATAACCATGTATTTTAACAAATTTGGTACTTTATTTATTATTTCTAAATCTATATTTTTACTTTGAATCCATTTTATAACTGCTGGAAGTGAGAGTGGTGAGATTAAAACAAAGCAAGATGATATATACTTTGTTTTTTCTGTTCCGTATTTATATTGTATTGGTATATAAATCCCAAAGCATACTGATATAACTAAAAACGATATTACTATAGATTCTATACTTAAAAAATTCATTTCTATAGGTGTTATTAATGCCGCTAATATATATAATACATACGCTATAATAAATATAGCTCCTATAAATAAATATTTAGATTTAACTATATCTGAACGAGAATACGGCATTGTCGTAAGTAATATGCACCCTTTATCTTTCTCTTCTAGCCTACAGACCGAGCCATATAATATAAACTCTAAAAATAGTATAGTAATAATAAAACTTATAAAACTACTATCAAATCCTCTTGTTTGATAGTTTATAAAAATTGGACCTAAAATTGAAAATATTATTAAAAATGGCCAAAAACTTTTAATTATTATGAAGTCTTTTTTTAGAAGGTTAAACATTCATAATTCCTCCCTTCTATATAAGCTGACATTATGTCCTCTATAGTTGGATCAATCATAGTTATATCATAGGTTTTGTTGTTAATAATTGATTTATCAGGTATAATACCTTCAAAGTACTCTCCATAATAATTTAAACTGATAAAAGATCTCTTTACATCTTCATTTAGAATACATTGTTTTCCCTTAATAATTTTATGTGAGCTTATCAATTTATCTTTCCTTTCATTTAAAATAATTTGTCCTTTATTTATTAAAATTAAATTATCAGCTATTTTTTCTAAATCCGTGGTTATGTGAGTTGAGAAAAGTACCCCTTTACCTCCATTTTTCATAAATTCTACTAGGATTTTCATGACTTCTTCTCTTATTATCGGGTCAAGTCCACTAGAAGGTTCATCAATAATTAAAATTTTAGCTTTATGAGAAAGTGCTATTGCAATTGAATACTTCATTCTCATACCTTTAGAAAGGGTATCTATCTTTTGATTTAATTTTAAATTAAATCTTTGTATGTAATTTTTGAAAACTTCTTCATCCCAGTTTTCATATGCTGGAGCAATTATATTTTTCATTTCTTTTAAAGATAGGTGGCTATAAAAATGGTCTTCATCTAGTACAACCCCTATCATATTTTTAATTTCATTTTCATTCATGTTTATATTTTTTTCAAAAAAACTTATTGTTCCACAATCCTTAAGTGTTTGTCCTAAAATAGTCTTAATCGTTGTTGTTTTTCCAGATCCATTGATTCCAATAAGTCCTGTAATACAATTCTCTTCTAATGTAAAACTTATATCTTCTAAAGAAAAAGATTCAAAGTCTTTTTTAAGTCCTTCAACTACTAAAATATTTTTCATTTTATTCACCTTTAAAAATTTTAATTCCATGTTCACTCTTTTAATTACTATAAAAACTTCTCTGCTCACAATCTTTAGTCTCTAATGATTTAAATATAGGGTCTCCTAAATTTAAGAAGTCCTTTATATATTCAGATTTTTCATGGTAAATATCTTTTACACCTTTTTCAAATATATTTCCTATTCTGCTATTAAAATAATCTATTTTGTCTATTGTACAAATATTTATATCTCCATTATAAGAAATCTCAACGTGAGGAGTTAAAAATCCAAAACCTTTGCTTCTAAAACGTCTTCCTTCCATAAAAGATATATTACTTTTATATTTTTTGTTTATTTTTACTAATATATCATTTATACACTTAAAATCTTGTAGGGTTAAATAAAGTTCACTATCATAACTTTCTGCCCTTCCCATAAAAGTCGCAGGTCTAATTACATAATCTCTAATCCCTAAACTATGCACCCATGCTGCAAGATTTTCAATTTCATGTACATTTTTTCTTGTAACTATTGTTTCTACCTTCATTTTAACGTTGCTCTTGGCAAGTTTTACTATATTACTTTTTAATTTATCTAAGATATTTGGAATTTTAGAAAACCATGTAAAATATTCATTATCTAAACTATGTAAATCAACTTTTGTATGTATTTTTGAACTATTTTTAATAATTATATCTACAACTTCATCTGATATTCCTATGCCATTTACCAAGAGTGATATATTCTCAAAATCCAACTTAATTGCATGCAATAATATTTCTTTAATCTTTGTATGAATTGCAGATTCTCCACCTGTAAACTCTATTTTTTTAACCCCTATATTCTTTAAATCATTCAAAACCACCTTTATATGTTCTAACGTTATACAATTATTTTCTATGCAACTAAAATTTCCAAAACAGTGCATACACTTTACATTACACTTATGTGTTATTTCAACTGATGCAATATGTGGGTATATGTATTTTTGTACTATGTTCATATTAATTTTTTGTGTAGATTCTTGTTCATTAATTTTGATTCCATACAAGTTTGTTATTTTGTTTAAAAACATAGATAGTTTTTCTCTAGTTTTTTTGATACTTTCATTATGCTTTGTTGATAGCAAATATATAATTTCTTCATATGTTTTTGTTCCATCAATCATCCCTATTATTTCTATAGTATTATTATTTAATTTATAAGTTTGAATATTATATTTAGATAATCCTTCATTTTTATAATTATTTTTTATCGCTAATAATGATCTACCCGTTTCATATTTTCGTATTTCTAAATCTTTGTTCCAATATAAATATTTATTGACCATGACTTTCCTCCCTTTAATTTAACTTTTAAGTTTAAATCTTAAACGTAGGTAATTTAATTTTAAAAATAAAGCCTAAGTTTAAAAATCTAAGTTTTGTAAGTTTGATAAAAGAGATTTATAAAAAACAATTTAATAAATTTTGCTTTATCGTAAATGTCTTATAAGTTGTTTTCCCTTTCACAGTTATAAAGTATCACTGTAAATTTTAATCATCAATAAATATACACAACTTGCAAGTATATAGTACAACTTGCTTCAAAATTTATAAAAATATAAATAC
This is a stretch of genomic DNA from Paraclostridium bifermentans. It encodes these proteins:
- a CDS encoding Clo7bot family Cys-rich peptide; this translates as MKFIKKPARKFEEGYCFLSCNQDCGSLCGMNCGTYSGCGTNSGCISYHTS
- a CDS encoding Clo7bot family Cys-rich peptide, translated to MKFIKKPARKFEEGYCFLSCSQDCGSLCGMNCGTYSGCGTNSGCISYHPA
- a CDS encoding ABC-2 transporter permease; translated protein: MFNLLKKDFIIIKSFWPFLIIFSILGPIFINYQTRGFDSSFISFIITILFLEFILYGSVCRLEEKDKGCILLTTMPYSRSDIVKSKYLFIGAIFIIAYVLYILAALITPIEMNFLSIESIVISFLVISVCFGIYIPIQYKYGTEKTKYISSCFVLISPLSLPAVIKWIQSKNIDLEIINKVPNLLKYMVIILLALVVLEISIKISINIYDNKDLI
- a CDS encoding Clo7bot family Cys-rich peptide, yielding MKFIKKPARKFEEGFCFGWECSQECFGNCPSNCMGTYGTCTTNNNGCIVNNGN
- a CDS encoding ABC transporter ATP-binding protein, with product MKNILVVEGLKKDFESFSLEDISFTLEENCITGLIGINGSGKTTTIKTILGQTLKDCGTISFFEKNINMNENEIKNMIGVVLDEDHFYSHLSLKEMKNIIAPAYENWDEEVFKNYIQRFNLKLNQKIDTLSKGMRMKYSIAIALSHKAKILIIDEPSSGLDPIIREEVMKILVEFMKNGGKGVLFSTHITTDLEKIADNLILINKGQIILNERKDKLISSHKIIKGKQCILNEDVKRSFISLNYYGEYFEGIIPDKSIINNKTYDITMIDPTIEDIMSAYIEGRNYECLTF
- a CDS encoding Clo7bot family Cys-rich peptide, with protein sequence MKFIKKPSKRFERGYCYFSCMGYCESNSSCMPYNCESLSCTGFF
- a CDS encoding Clo7bot family Cys-rich peptide; the protein is MKFIKQPVKKFEEGYCYTSCTSYCGTNSGCVDYRDGNYMFY
- a CDS encoding radical SAM protein: MVNKYLYWNKDLEIRKYETGRSLLAIKNNYKNEGLSKYNIQTYKLNNNTIEIIGMIDGTKTYEEIIYLLSTKHNESIKKTREKLSMFLNKITNLYGIKINEQESTQKINMNIVQKYIYPHIASVEITHKCNVKCMHCFGNFSCIENNCITLEHIKVVLNDLKNIGVKKIEFTGGESAIHTKIKEILLHAIKLDFENISLLVNGIGISDEVVDIIIKNSSKIHTKVDLHSLDNEYFTWFSKIPNILDKLKSNIVKLAKSNVKMKVETIVTRKNVHEIENLAAWVHSLGIRDYVIRPATFMGRAESYDSELYLTLQDFKCINDILVKINKKYKSNISFMEGRRFRSKGFGFLTPHVEISYNGDINICTIDKIDYFNSRIGNIFEKGVKDIYHEKSEYIKDFLNLGDPIFKSLETKDCEQRSFYSN
- a CDS encoding Clo7bot family Cys-rich peptide, whose protein sequence is MKFIRKPAKKFEEGYCFLSCDIDCNSYCSFNCGVYSCNIFMY
- a CDS encoding Clo7bot family Cys-rich peptide; this encodes MKFIKKPARKFEEGFCFGMECKDQCFGNCPSNCMGTYGTCTTNNNGCIVNNGN
- a CDS encoding S66 family peptidase; protein product: MKNNFKLQKGDAIGIFSPSTPITAYTPKRFKRGVKYLEDKGFKIINGSLTGKSDFYRSGSIKERSEELNELIRNTEVKCIMSTIGGMNSNSLLPYIDYDALKKNPKPIIGYSDVTAILLGVYAKTGISTYYGPALVASFGEFEPYVDLTYKYFEDILIDEVSYPYKIKNPEFWTDEFIDWEKQDREKNRVKNELVTVYEGKVQGRLIGGNLNTMMGIWNTEYMPEIKEGDILFIEDSLKDCADVERSFSLLKLSGVFDKVSGIILGKHELFKDSNTGRKPYEILLEVLGDKKIPFLAEFDCCHTHPMITLPIGCKVELDATNKSVSIIK
- a CDS encoding histidine phosphatase family protein, with protein sequence MNVVFIRHGEPDYLLCEDRGFIGYGRDLAPLSALGVQQAEDVSKDRNLCDCEVIVSSPYTRALQTAAIISRNTGAKIDVEIDLHEWCPDKTYQYKTLEQFFEIHKDFVSCKGVYPNGDKRKWETINEIIDRVISVLDKYLERGFNKIIVVAHGGIIRRFIGESNIKYCTPYEIDYNKEYQCIGWFD